The Canis lupus baileyi chromosome 37, mCanLup2.hap1, whole genome shotgun sequence DNA window aagaaggctccctgtggggagcccgatgtgggacttgatcccaggaccctgggatcacgccctgagccaaaggcagacgctcaaccactgagccacccaggtgccctctattGAAGGATTTCTATTGACAAGCACAAAATATTAGTTTACCAAAGTGaacattttaatttgtcttttgatTTATCTTTCTGGGCACACATATAGTATCCTAAGAACACTGAAGATGCCTATAGTATAAACTCTGTGtactctgaaaatttttttaaagtaacaatttTAAGAATTAGTATGGGCAAATAGGTATAATCCAAGAATAGCAAAAATAGTACCTTTTATTTGTAAGTCTGATGAGAAAAGCTATGATATTATGTTTCATTTGCAAGTGTAAGCCgctttctgttcatttatttggaagcagcattttaaaaagaactttatttccTCTGTTGATTCAGGAAAATGacgttttaaaaaaatgtttaattaatgtTTCTCCAGATTCCTCCTTCCTGTGTCCACTGCATTTAGCAATTtattcagtcaataaatattttcagggcagcccgggtggctcagcggtttagcgctgccttcagcccagggcgtgatcctggagaccctggatctagtcccgcatcgggctccctgcatggagcctgcttctccctcggcctgtgtctctggcgcgctctctctctctctctctctttctctgtctctcatggataaataaataaaatctttttttttaaataaatattttcaggaatCTATTATGTGGAGGCCCTGCACTATGTGttggctataaaaaaaaaaaagatataggtcTTTATCCTCATGATAGTAACACTGCAGTAGAGGAAACTCACATTAAATAATCACACAAATGTAGACTTTCAAATATGGTGAGTAGTTACATATAAAGTGTATGTGtaagttatatatgttatataatattacatataaactATAAACAGAAGTATGATAAGTGCTGTGAATAAAATGATGCAAATATTACCGTTCGTGAAGTAGAGGATATTGAGCTGAGCTCTGAAGGATGAGCTAGGAGTTACTAAAGTAACTGTGGGTGGGAGAGCATTCCATGCAGCAGTAACACAAGAACCCTGTGGCTTCAGGGAGCATGACACCCAGTAGGACCTGACAGAAGCCCAGTGTTGCTGGATCAAAGGCAGCAGACAGTTGACGTGGATGGACAGGTTGCATGGGTCAGGCATCAAGACTAGACATCAGGAGGGATAGGCCTCAGTAGGAATAGTTGTCTTTATCCCAGAGCAATGGTGAACCATTAAAACATAGGAGTCCACTGTCTCTAAATTCTAGAAAGTTATACAGCCCACCCCTGCAGATATATTTTACAGAGTTTTAAATGTCCTACTCATATCAGCACTTTCTTGCTACAacttattatccttttaaaaagccCCCAAAACCTGTATTGTGGGCAGAAAGTCAATCACGAGGCATGGCCATCTGATATTCTTACACTCACAGGTGTCATAGCTGTGAGATAATGGCTTAATGAGCAATAACAGAAGTCTTCATTCAAGAGTCCTCACAGACTGTAGAGTAATTGAAAAATTTGTCTTAATTCATTTGAAGTCAAAGAAAGTACCTCACATGAGCTCAGAAACGTTTGTATCATAGAAAGTGGTGAGAGTATCAAAGCtgagtttttcttttgtaaaagtaaatgtgatacatctatatatatgtacatctacatatatatatatatatatatactgtttgTGCTCTGCTGTGCCATTCAGTGCTATGTATATACTTAGCAGTTCCTATGTAAGTATGTTCATTAAAAAGGTATTATTAttgggcacccgagtggctcagtggttcagcgactgcctttggctcaggtcatgatcccggggtcctgggatcaagtcccacatcaggctccacatggggagcctgcttctccctctgcatgtcacCTCtccatctttcatgaataaataaatctaaaaaataaaaaacaacaacaacaaaggtaTTATTATTGGAAGGAGATATTATCATTGTTCTTTTATGCTGAGGAAACCACACTAGGAATCCAGGATTCAAGCAAACTCTATCTGACTTTAAAACTCATgatcttgatgggatgagcactgggtgttatgctataaaTTGGCAaaccgaactccaataaaaacatatacaaaaaataaaataaataaaattcatgatcTTTATACTCTTTTTCACACTTACGTACTCTACTTTACAGATTGTAGTGTCTTCGAAAGGAGTACAGAGCTTTGAGGATGTTCCTGACATGCCAGTCTGTTGCCAAAAGGAAGCTCCCCTGGAGGGCCTGGCCAGTCCAAGGATTGCCTCACCTTGGTTTCCTGCAGGCATTCCTTGGAGCGGTGGAGCACCTCTGGGTGATGGCATGATGCCTGACACAGAGCAGGAATTGGAAAGCTCACAATCTCTGGAAGAGGAGATGGCTTGCGAAGTCTTGGGGAAATTAGAGCATACTAATAGAAAGCAGCAAAGCCAGATCCAAGACCTGCAGAGTAGCAACAAATATCTAGAGAGGAAGGTGGAGGAGTTACAGATGCAGGACACCAAACAGCAGGTGTTCGTGGATATCATAAATGAGCTGAAGGCCAAGGTGGAGGAATTAATTGAGGACAAATACAGAATGATGCTAGAGAAGAGTGACACCAACAAGACACTGCAGAATTTGCACAAGGTCTTAACTCATACCCAAAATCGTCTTCAGGAAGTGAAGAATGAAAAGGAGACCTTGCAGCTGGAGCTTAAGAGGATCAAGGGCAATTTTGTTCACCTACAGGAGAAGTACATGACGGCAGTGCAACAGAGAGACAAAACTGTCAGCCTGTGCCTACAGATGAACAGAACCATCagtgagaaagaagaagaggttGAGAGGCTGCAGCAACTGAAGGGAGAGCTGGAAAAGGCTACCACCTCCGCTCTGGActtgaaaagggagaaaaagacccTCGAACAAGAGTTCCTATCTTTACAGGAGGAACTTCAGAAGCACAAGAAGGAAAACCTGGAAGAAAGGCAGAGCCTGAAATTGAGGCTCGAGAAGCTTCTCGCTCAGGTTAGTCATTTGCAGTTCatatcagaaaatgaaaaggcaaagaacACTCAACTCCAGCAGCAGGTCCAGGATGTGCAGCAGGAAATCGCAAGGCTTCggcagcaggtgcaggtgcaaagTGATGCCCCTCAGTTTGAGACAGTGCAGTTACAGGAACACCCCGGGGAAGCAGTGGAGGCGGATGGCACAAAGGTATCCATCAGGTTCTCCAATTCTGAATTTCACAATTTTCCAACTTGCCCACAATCTATTGATGCACATTTAGACACTGTGCTCATATTTGTTGGCAGAAAGAATTActaacgagagagagagagagaatggaaaatgTACCACAGGTTTGGAGAAGTTTCTCTAGTTCTTAGGTACTCACATTGCAGAAGAACCATTTCTGAGCTCTTGTGTCTATTTTGGTAGAGGTGAAAATTAATGTGGGAACTTCTGGGTACCTGTGACCAATCATCTGAAGCATCCCTGAGGATGAAGGATCTTCTGGTTGGAGATCTCCATGTATT harbors:
- the CAGE1 gene encoding cancer-associated gene 1 protein isoform X6 — protein: MEPVKNKDYQKVWSSPSDPAHFEVDASHEKLEGVFKADSMNFSSFSQDLTHSHFPLYMDTNSTTSDSPQSEIKNVKREDESKPTLSKDIYGTLDDELDDVTTGSDSQNLLTQPVDTSLSFFRQFEPICKFHLTEAFNTETITFQNLTEGLPYTEKPEMQSHVCNCPKDTNIKEDSFKEENSVGTEFSTSTKEEQLAHECVRQLSRSPPLVHSSGETLKFTETSPAKSAATEPALKPSQPQSFLYMENVHSDVKKPFDNENNFNFLDLRANYTTEEIVVSSKGVQSFEDVPDMPVCCQKEAPLEGLASPRIASPWFPAGIPWSGGAPLGDGMMPDTEQELESSQSLEEEMACEVLGKLEHTNRKQQSQIQDLQSSNKYLERKVEELQMQDTKQQVFVDIINELKAKVEELIEDKYRMMLEKSDTNKTLQNLHKVLTHTQNRLQEVKNEKETLQLELKRIKGNFVHLQEKYMTAVQQRDKTVSLCLQMNRTISEKEEEVERLQQLKGELEKATTSALDLKREKKTLEQEFLSLQEELQKHKKENLEERQSLKLRLEKLLAQVSHLQFISENEKAKNTQLQQQVQDVQQEIARLRQQVQVQSDAPQFETVQLQEHPGEAVEADGTKVLKHRAKITAFRELIAKETAFQDQIIETDTGKF
- the CAGE1 gene encoding cancer-associated gene 1 protein isoform X4, producing the protein MEPVKNKDYQKVWSSPSDPAHFEVDASHEKLEGVFKADSMNFSSFSQDLTHSHFPLYMDTNSTTSDSPQSEIKNVKREDESKPTLSKDIYGTLDDELDDVTTGSDSQNLLTQPVDTSLSFFRQFEPICKFHLTEAFNTETITFQNLTEGLPYTEKPEMQSHVCNCPKDTNIKEDSFKEENSVGTEFSTSTKEEQLAHECVRQLSRSPPLVHSSGETLKFTETSPAKSAATEPALKPSQPQSFLYMENVHSDVKKPFDNENNFNFLDLRANYTTEEIVVSSKGVQSFEDVPDMPVCCQKEAPLEGLASPRIASPWFPAGIPWSGGAPLGDGMMPDTEQELESSQSLEEEMACEVLGKLEHTNRKQQSQIQDLQSSNKYLERKVEELQMQDTKQQVFVDIINELKAKVEELIEDKYRMMLEKSDTNKTLQNLHKVLTHTQNRLQEVKNEKETLQLELKRIKGNFVHLQEKYMTAVQQRDKTVSLCLQMNRTISEKEEEVERLQQLKGELEKATTSALDLKREKKTLEQEFLSLQEELQKHKKENLEERQSLKLRLEKLLAQVSHLQFISENEKAKNTQLQQQVQDVQQEIARLRQQVQVQSDAPQFETVQLQEHPGEAVEADGTKDITIPDAEHLKESKKVSDIMLQKLKHLYLKKENLDKEVLKHRAKITAFRELIAKETAFQDQIIETDTGKF
- the CAGE1 gene encoding cancer-associated gene 1 protein isoform X9 yields the protein MQSHVCNCPKDTNIKEDSFKEENSVGTEFSTSTKEEQLAHECVRQLSRSPPLVHSSGETLKFTETSPAKSAATEPALKPSQPQSFLYMENVHSDVKKPFDNENNFNFLDLRANYTTEEIVVSSKGVQSFEDVPDMPVCCQKEAPLEGLASPRIASPWFPAGIPWSGGAPLGDGMMPDTEQELESSQSLEEEMACEVLGKLEHTNRKQQSQIQDLQSSNKYLERKVEELQMQDTKQQVFVDIINELKAKVEELIEDKYRMMLEKSDTNKTLQNLHKVLTHTQNRLQEVKNEKETLQLELKRIKGNFVHLQEKYMTAVQQRDKTVSLCLQMNRTISEKEEEVERLQQLKGELEKATTSALDLKREKKTLEQEFLSLQEELQKHKKENLEERQSLKLRLEKLLAQVSHLQFISENEKAKNTQLQQQVQDVQQEIARLRQQVQVQSDAPQFETVQLQEHPGEAVEADGTKDITIPDAEHLKESKKVSDIMLQKLKHLYLKKENLDKEVLKHRAKITAFRELIAKETAFQDQIIELTVSRLVFLPTAKLGNLLESKEDHCNRLIEENDKYQRHLGNLINKTDTGKF